From a single Vitis vinifera cultivar Pinot Noir 40024 chromosome 18, ASM3070453v1 genomic region:
- the LOC100262005 gene encoding putative clathrin assembly protein At1g33340: MGVDVQGKLRRALGSVKDHASIGKAMIYHHDGFSDLEVAVVRATGHDDSPIDDKYMHEILFLVSNSPSSITFLAERISRRLGKTRDRLVALKTLVLIHRLLRGGNRCFEQQLRGAHVSGHLRMTTGWFLMSNTEPSVCFLHRYAAYLQERMGWVINQAGKLEPVMSQALELQFYEEKLIHTVLRRLPRCQILLDRVLDCSPSEISPSDSLAQVAMSNTLKESFQVYMAFCEGVAALVNMFFELTRPVRALACNILRRASQQSQELHDLYEHCKTIIGNKNLEYPSVQIISIDHVLALEQLLSFTPTPYGSVLTTKAAGSKPPAILDYLTRSTKMQSTKTGTEGQGEKDDHTSESTLSPTLFSCTLETKISKVWVVFDEEESAESQVSIERLFIKGTVSNLSQ; the protein is encoded by the coding sequence ATGGGGGTGGACGTACAGGGCAAGCTCCGGCGAGCTCTTGGCTCAGTGAAGGACCATGCTTCCATTGGCAAGGCCATGATATACCATCATGATGGCTTTTCTGACTTAGAGGTGGCGGTGGTGCGAGCAACCGGCCATGATGACAGCCCCATTGATGACAAATACATGCATGAGATCCTCTTCCTTGTCTCTAACTCTCCGTCCTCAATAACTTTTCTTGCTGAAAGAATCTCTCGCCGCCTTGGAAAGACCAGAGACCGCCTGGTGGCCCTCAAGACTCTCGTGCTGATTCATCGCCTTCTGCGTGGAGGCAATCGCTGCTTTGAGCAACAGCTGCGCGGTGCCCATGTTTCAGGGCATCTCCGGATGACTACTGGGTGGTTCCTGATGAGTAATACCGAGCCTTCAGTTTGTTTCCTACACAGGTATGCTGCTTATCTACAAGAAAGAATGGGCTGGGTCATTAACCAAGCTGGAAAGCTTGAACCTGTCATGTCACAAGCCTTGGAGTTGCAGTTCTATGAGGAGAAGTTAATCCATACCGTGTTGCGTAGATTGCCCAGATGTCAAATCCTTCTGGATAGGGTCTTGGATTGCTCACCCTCTGAGATTTCGCCTTCAGACAGCTTGGCTCAAGTGGCCATGAGCAACACCCTGAAAGAAAGCTTCCAAGTTTACATGGCTTTTTGTGAAGGGGTTGCAGCTCTggtaaatatgttttttgaatTGACGAGACCGGTGAGAGCTCTAGCCTGCAACATACTAAGGAGAGCTTCTCAGCAGAGCCAGGAGCTTCATGATCTGTATGAACATTGCAAAACAATAATTGGGAATAAGAACTTGGAGTACCCATCGGTCCAAATCATATCAATCGATCATGTTCTGGCATTGGAACAACTCTTAAGCTTTACACCAACTCCATATGGTTCTGTACTGACCACCAAAGCAGCTGGCTCTAAGCCGCCTGCTATTTTGGATTACCTTACAAGGTCAACCAAGATGCAGTCGACAAAGACAGGAACAGAAGGCCAAGGCGAGAAAGATGACCACACAAGTGAGAGTACTTTATCACCGACTCTTTTTTCTTGCACGCTAGAGACCAAGATAAGTAAAGTATGGGTGGTGTTTGATGAAGAAGAGTCTGCTGAATCACAGGTCTCTATTGAGAGACTCTTCATCAAAGGTACTGTCAGTAATCTCTCTCAATGA